Proteins encoded by one window of Papio anubis isolate 15944 chromosome 7, Panubis1.0, whole genome shotgun sequence:
- the NUDT14 gene encoding uridine diphosphate glucose pyrophosphatase NUDT14, translating to MDRIEGASVGRCAASPYLRPLTLHYRQNGAQKSWDFMKTHDSVTVLLFNSSRRSLVLVKQFRPAVYAGEVERHFPGSLAAVDQDRPRELQPALPGSAGVTVELCAGLVDQPGLSLEEVACKEAWEECGYHLAPSDLRRVATYWSGVGLTGSRQTMFYTEVTDAQRSGPGGGLAEEGELIEVVHLPLEGAQAFADNPDIPKTLGVIFGVSWFLSQVAPNLDLQ from the exons ATGGACCGCATCGAGGGAGCGTCCGTGGGCCGCTGCGCCGCCTCACCCTACCTGCGGCCGCTCACGCTGCATTACCGCCAG AACGGTGCCCAGAAGTCCTGGGACTTCATGAAGACGCATGACAG CGTGACCGTTCTCTTATTCAACTCTTCTCGGAGGAGCCTGGTGTTGGTGAAGCAGTTCCGGCCAG CTGTGTATGCGGGCGAGGTGGAGCGCCACTTCCCAGGGTCCCTAGCAGCTGTAGACCAGGACAGGCCCCGGGAGCTGCAGCCAGCCCTGCCCGGCTCAGCGGGGGTGACAGTTGAGCTGTGTGCCGGCCTTGTGGACCAGCCTGGGCTCTCGCTGGAGGAAGTGGCTTGCAAGGAGGCTTGGGAGGAGTGTGGCTACCACTTGGCCCCGTCTGATCTGCGCCGGGTCGCCACATACTG GTCTGGAGTGGGACTGACTGGCTCCAGACAGACCATGTTCTACACAGAGGTGACAGACGCCCAGCGTAGTGGTCCAGGTGGGGGCCTGGCAGAGGAAGGTGAGCTCATTGAGGTGGTGCACCTGCCGCTGGAAGGCGCCCAGGCCTTTGCAGACAACCCGGACATCCCGAAGACCCTCGGCGTCATCTTTGGTGTCTCGTGGTTCCTCAGCCAGGTGGCCCCCAACCTGGATCTCCAGTGA